The Natrinema sp. CBA1119 genome includes the window ACTTCACGGGCCTTCAGATCTAGCCAGTCGCCGACGGGATCTATCGTGAAGAGGCCGTTCGTATCGACGTTCCCAAACCGACTGACCGAGTTCTCCCTCATTGTTTCACCAGCCTTCCTTTGGTCGGAAGATATTCAATTCGGCCCTCTTCCAGTAGATCCTCAAACTGATCGGAGAACTGCTGTTCGAGATCTTTCGTGATCAACTCGAGTAGTTCACCTTCGCTGATTCCTTTTGGTGTTGAGAGGTTCTGTACGATCACGTCCTCGAAAATACCTTGAACATCTTCGGTTGGGCCTTTCGCGCTTTTCTCCAACGAAGTCGGTCCAGGACCTTGCTGGTCATCGGTGATTCCCTCGGACGATGCAGATTGTCGTCTTCCCGATCATGACGCATTCTCCTGTGGGTCGTAGCAGGCAGTCTGCATCCGGCGGATCTGGCAGGACAGTGGCTCCGTTGCGTCAGTGTCCGCAACACGTTTGGCCCGCTCATCGTAGTTGATCGCACCAAGATCATCCAGCGTCTCCAGATGGCCCTGAATCAACGCGACATAGACGCGTGTGCGCTGCTGGCTGGTCACCTGGCTGGGATCGATCAGGTTCTCGATCGCTGCGATTTCGACGGCGAGATCGCCGGCTGTGACGGCCCCGTCAGAACGTGAGGCCGATAGGATAACGCGCCGTCGACGGCTGTTCGACACGGCAGTGAAGGCGTCGTCTGGATCCATCGGGATCGACGACCAGTCCGCTTCGTCGATCTCGTCGGTTGCGCTCACAGCTCACCACGAGCGAGGCGCTCTCCTCGTTCGGTCAGGAGTAGGATGCGGGCTCCTTCTCCGATGGTCTGGACGAGGTTCTCTTCTTCGAGCCGGCGGGCGTGGACACGTGTTTCTTCGAGGGTCCAGCCAGTGCGATTGGCGATGTCCTTCGCGGTGGTTGTGCCGGCGTAGCTGTCTGCGAATTCAACGATTCGTCGGGTTCGTGGGTCCCGGGTGACGGTAACCGCCTCGGCCTCGATCGGGAGGCGAGAGACAGAGTTATCACTCGGGACGCTGTTAGTCTTGTTTGCTGTCATTCGGCAGCCTTGGTTCCCGGTGCAGTCACACCGGGGACGCTTTTCATGCGTCAACCGGACTTACTGGATGGATTATAAAGTATATTTGTATAGTTAGTCAGTGGAGAGTGAGACGGACCGTTGAGAACCTGTTGCTGGCGTTCACGAGCGGCCGTTTAGGGAGATCTTATTCTGATCCCATTCGTCTTTAGCTAAGACTCACACCTCGGTTGCGTAGCGGTAGCGAGCGTCTCTTGTAAGATCGGTCGTTGCTGGTGGATCTTCTGTGCATCCTCAATCAACCGCTCCAGCAACGGCGGTGGCGAGTAGCCGAGGTACTCACCGAGTTCGTGGAGGATGAGCTGGGCGTGCGACCGGAAGGTCGCCGCCCAGCGTTCTGGCGGAAACACGATCTCATCATCGGCTTGCTCGGTGACCAGACCCAACAGATCACGACTCACCAGCAGTGACAGCAACGCCGCATACAGCAGAATCTCCACAACAGCCGGGTTGCTTGTGTCGAACTCATCCAGTTCGTACTGCGTCTTCAGTTCACGAAACAACGTCTCTACCTCCCACCGACACCGATACAGCGTTGCTAGATCAGCCGGGAGGAACTCCTCTCTCGGTAGATTCGTGATGTAGAGATGGTAGTCGTCGGCGTCCGCAACGAGGACGCCGACGACGCGGAACCGCTTCGTGTCCAGCGACCGTGTTCCGTTGTACGGCCCACGTTTGAACTCCGCTTCGACCTCAACGTCGATGTACTTCCGCGAGAGATCATCGACCACTTCGTGGAGCTGCTTGCCCTCCAAGGGAATGGCGCGGCCGCGCCATTCCCGTAATTCTGCCGTTATCACCGGATTCGAGTTCGCTTTCAGCCGACTCACGAAGTAGCCGTCGTTCTCATCGATCAACGCGAAGCGGCGGTACTTGAAGTACGCCAGATCGAGTAGAACCAGCCGTCCGTCCAGCCACGAACCTGTCTTGAACAGAGTGCTGTCGTGTGTTTTCTCGTCCGTCACGTCGATCCGTTCAATCGTCTTGTCGGTGGCATTGTGGAGCAGGTGGAGCTTCGCTCCAGCCTGCTCCTCGTGACGGGCTTGGAACTCATCAGAGAGGAACTCGTGCAACCGCAACACCGTTCCATCAGCGATCATTACGTCTCTGAATCGGTCGATATCAGCGTCAACAGCGTCGGGTACAGCGACCTCGTCGAGCGCGGCCTCGACGAGGTCGCGGAGATACTCCGCGAGTGTCGGCGTCAGCCGGTGATAGAACCCGCCAGAAGAGATTGGTTCGTCAGCTGTGGCGTTGTAGCAGCGTCTGAACCCAGCGAGTGTTCGGCTTTCGCCTGCGGCGAAGCCGAACACGAGCGCCCACACGAGGACAGGAATCTGGAGCTTACCCTCTCGCTCGACCACGCCGAGTTCCTCGGCGTGCTCTTCGAGGAACTCGGAGGGAAACAGTGTAGTGAGCCGACGCATAATTCTCGATGAGGAGGTGTCGTTGTACATACTCGTCGCCTCCTCATTCCTCTCGAAAAGTAGCCTCGATAAGCCGTCGCTGTCACGTGGTTCTCCCCTTAGCTAAAGACGGATGATTCTGATCCTGACTTTCACCGTGAGTGAGAGCTAAGTGGGTCCGGTGAGAACGGGGAATGCTGTCCTTCTGGGACAGCGGTGCTCACCAAAGAGCTCTCTCGGTCACAACCTCGGGGCCCGGCCCACCACAATAGCTGGGCTCTCTAGGCGTGACTTCTGAGGAAAGAGAATCGCTGTTAGTCGAAGAGATCGAAGGTGTAGATGTTGTCGAGGTACTCGTCGCGGATGTTAACGCCCCAGCTGTCGTGCCTGTAGACCGCATCGAGGACATCCTGCTGTTTGTCGTCCATCTTGTCGCCGCGGATGTATTTGATCAGGGCGTCGTCGAGCGAGCCGTCGTGATCGCCGCGGAACCGTGACATCTGCGTCGAAAAGAAGTGCCTGAAGTAGTGCAGATCAACGTCTTCTCGACTGTCTTCACCGGTGATTCCGTAGCGTTTTCCGTACTTCTGGATGATCTGCTGATACATCGCCGAGCCACTCATCCGTCCGTACGTCCCGCCGATCGGTTTGAGGCCTGTGAAGAGTGGATGTGGTGGCTCGGTCTCTGGCCGGATCGTGAGGTACTGGAGCAACGCTTGCTTCAGTTCGGCGTCGATCGGGACGATCGCAGGATTCTCTCGCTTATTGCCGTTCGTTCGTTTCTCGCCCTCAACAACGTCGCCCTCGCTGAAGTTCCCGTAGACGTAGATCGAGTCTGGTTTGTCTCTGATTTCCTCTTTGAGCTCGATACCCTGCTCGTCGAGCCACTCGAGGTAGGAAGGGTGATCGATGTGAACGCACTTCAGGTCCGTGTTCACGCAGGCACCTCGTCGAAACCCATACTTCAAGCTGTACAGGGCGAGTAATTGGATCTGTGGTTGCGGGATCGATTTCAGGAATCCCGATATCTCTGCAACGGTGTGATGGACGCGATCAGGCGAGCTCGTGTCTAGGTCTGTTCGGGAGAGGACGTAGCCCGCGGGGTTGGACTCGGTCTGGTTCATCGTCATCAGTTCTTTATAGAATGCCGACGATTCGGCCAGCTTGTTGTGGATGCCGCGATCATTCGCGCCTTTCTCTTCGAGGTAGTCCTTGTAGTCGAAGAGGTCCTGGACCGAGGCATCTAGGACACCCATTCCGCGATCGCCCAGGAACTGCTGGAGTGCCGTTTCGTTCTCGTTTTGCTGGAGAACCTGCCTGAGTCCTTCGGTCGTTCCTGGTGCGAGGTCTTCGTGGTCTTTGAGCTCCAACCAGTCGGCGACCGGGTCTGACGACGTGAAGATGTCCTCGACGTCGATCTCACCGTAGTCTGTCATTCGGTCAACACCCACCCGCCGTTTGTTGGGCTGTACTCGACGGTGCCTTCTCGCATGAGTTCCTCCAGTTGGTTGCTGACTTCCTCGGCGATGTCGCCAGTGATCAGTTCGCCGAGTTCGTCTTCACTGATCCCGTCCCTCGAGGAGAGGTTGCGGACGATCGTGTCTTGGATGATGGTGGCGATTTCCTCATCGGGAGACGACCGACCTTCTTCGAACTGGACGTGCGGTTCGTCTGCTTCTTCGTTGTGCTCGTAGCCCCACTGGCGTCGGCCAGCGCGAGCCATGCGACGGACGTACTCCGAGAAGGAGACGCCCATCTCGTCTGCATCGGCCGCCCACTCTTCAGGGACGGTGGCTTGCTTCGTATCTACCATGGCGCAAAACATTTTATGGGTTGTATCATACTTAATACCTTTACGTTCAGCAATTTCATATACGGCGATAAGACCGATGTATATTTATGTACTAATTCCATGCGGAAGGAGTGGGAAAAAGAGTCTGATAGAATAGGTATTTAGTGTGATAGTGAGACGGCGTCGGGGTCGCCTCTAATCGCATGCAGACGGTTCGAATCCGGCCGCGTAGGATTGGGAAAGTCCGGACTGTCAGTCGGTTCGACCGACTGAGAGCGCGACCATACTACTTGAATCACGATATGGTCGCGCTGTCAGTCCGCGATCCACGCTGTCAGTATTCCGGTAGATAGCCGAAACTGCGCGAGATATTATCGAGACTCTGAGATAGATCAATGAAATATTCAGAAGTCGGTGGTTGCGCTGGGTTAAATAGTCTCGAAATGGTCGTAGGCCCGCTCCGTCGTGAGCACAGTCCGGTGCCGAAGGCGATTTCGAACGTCGTACAGTGTATTTCCATCTTCCACCTGGAGCATCCGCCAGGGAACGCTGTGGCGGAGCGTGTGGGCGGAGACGTCGGAGGCGGTTCCACGGCCCTCGAAGGAGAAGGGGCGAACGTCAGCTCTCTTCGCGCAGCGCTGGACGACATCGTTGATGGCCTTCGGTGAGAGTCGGGAACTCTTCTGCGACGGGAACAGCGCGATGTGTTCGTCGTCTCGAGTCTCAAGATACGCGGTCAACGTGCTGATTGTCCCGAGACCCCCAGTCTGATCGAGTTCGAACATGGCCGGTCGTGGGCTTCGGTCGGTGGGGTAGTCCTTCTGGATCCGTCCAGGTATCCGCAACTTCTCTTCCTCGAGGTCGAGCATGGCGCGATTCACACTCGACAGTTCAGCGCGTCGGAGCGCTGTGTCGTAGAGGATGGTCACGATCGCGTCGTCACGGGTAGGGTGGCGGCCGTCGTGAGCTGCATCGCGGAGGCGATCGACTTGGTCTGGCTTCAGCCAGTGGACCTCGTCGTCGACAGTCATGGTACACCCCGTTTCGAAACAGAAATAAAGTAACTTCCGATTCCATTATAAAATAGAACGATTCTCGAGAACCAGATCAGAGAATGCCGCGCAGCACAGTGATTCTGCTACGAGAAAGGTGGTTCTGACATCGTCTACCCTCGTGGTGCGTCGGGCCGCCCCCGCAAACCGGCCATCTGACGACCGGTTCCACCGGTAGTCACCGGTCAAGCGCGCCTCTTTGTGAGTGGCTACGCTGTCGTGTCGGCAGCTGATCGCCGCCAGCGACAGCACCCTCCTCGCTCAGCGTAGCTCACTTGTTACCAACGACACATCAGGACAGAATCGGAGACTTAGATTGGGTTAGCTGCCGACGCTTTGTGAGGTACTGTCCCTTGGATTTTGTGGATCGGGTGCTCAGAGACACAAATGATGGCATAATGACTCTGGCCAAGCGATTAGACATGAACGAGAAGAATGAACAACGTAGTCAGACAAGTCGCTGGATTCGAGTTTGGGAGGGCCTAATGACGAAAGCAGTTGCCGTCCGCAAGTGAGAATACAAATCTATTTTTAAGTAGGTGAACAACGGCTACGTGGCCTGAAAGCGGCCCCCGGTGATAGGACACCGGGCACCAACGCTGCCCAAATGACAGCACCAGACACTACACGGTCACGGAGTGATAACTCTGTCCGTCACCCGAACGGGGATGGTGAGAGTGCCTCCACTCCAGAATGTGACCCACGACTCAGACGAATCGTTCAATACGCAAGTGATAACGGTGGTTCCACTACGCGTAGGGACATAGCCGTTAGAAGCGACTGGGAAATCCAGACGGTAAATCAACTCCTCGCCAGTCTTGAGAAGCACTACTTTGTCCATCTAATTGAATACGAAGTCCATTGCATCGTCTTGCTGATGCTGAGAGGAGAGTTCCTCATACAGGAGGGACTCTGAGATGAAAGAGTTGCAGAAAATTTCATTATCACTAAATGACTCATTCGAGGCACTATCAAATAGCCGACGACGACGGGTGATCCTCTTGATTTCGCGTTCGAAGGAACCGATCCCTGCCAGCGATCTTGCACGCGAAATTGCAGCCAATGAGAATCAAATCGATCCCAATCAAGTCACAGGGAAACAACGTTCGAGAGTCTATATCGCCCTCATTCAATCGCATTTGGGTCTTCTCGATGGACTTGGTGTCGTCGAATTCGACGAGCGAGCGAAACTAGTGGCTGAGACAGACAACACCCAGCCTCTTGCTAACTACATCGAGCTACTGAGGAGAAACTGCAACGTTGAACGAGGGGGCACATGACGGTTAGTTCGTCCGTTGTGATGAGTGTCGTTACTGCCAGCATAGTTGGGAACAGCGAGGTGTGGAATGAGTAACGATCCACCACCATGGCTTGGAACCATCTCCACCTTTGTAGCAGTTAAGGCAAATCAAGAGGAAGTGATCACGATGTGCTCGTTGCTGGCGAACCGTCGTCGCCAACTCGTGATTCTCTACCTACTCAATCGTGACCCGGATGAGTGGATATCAATGGAAGAGATTGCACGTTGGGTTACAGCAGTTAGATACGAATACTCCCTCGAAGAGGCCAAAGGTGCAGATTACCGGAATATCCGCGAGTCACTCCGACATACGCATCTCAGGACTTTAGCTGATGCTGGGGTCATTAAGTACGATGCTCAGCAGACACGTGTTACACCTGATGCTCGCTTACCGGAAGTGGGTCGAGTCTTCTTGCATCTCCTCCTCTTGTCATCAGATGTCGATGGTATGATGTCCTGAGAGGGGAATCGCCCCCCGTTTCTCAGGGCGAACCACAATAGTACCGTTGAACAACCTCAATGACCGGATTATATCGGGAGGCACGGATATTCTGCTCTTGTCAGTCCTGTACTTATAATCATCCATTGCGTCTTTCGAAGCGGCTGTGCGTAGACCATGCCGAAGAGGGTGAATATCGGACGGCTAGCTAAAATCGTACAATCAGCCATTGTTGATATGGCCTCTTCCCCTTCTAGTTACTGTGAAAGAACACAACCAGAGACCAACGCACAAAGATAGCCGGGATGACCAGTTATACCCCCAGACAGATCAAGGGTCTTCTAAGGAGAGATCGAGGATACAAAATATTGACGAAACATCAGATAAGGTGGGGGATCTTAATCAGCCTGAATTACCCGTCGAAGGGCGTGTCATTTGCTGGCTAACTCGCAAAGAGGATGGCGCAATTGTCATGGGTGATCTCTGTCCTCCAGGAAATTATACACTCATCCCCTGTCCGGAAGAGAGTAAGCCTAACGAATTGCGAGGCGAAAATATCGCAGGCAACCACGCGGGGTGGTTTAGTACTTCAGGAGATATGTCGCTCGAACACACAGTTCCAAACACCGCTGGAGTGTACCTTCTCGTAAAATCGACCCAAGAATAATGTCACTTGAAATAGTTGAGATTACCTTAGATTGTCCGTCTTGTGGATCAAGGGTTTCTTGGACATATGATGAGGAAAACGGGATATACCGTGACCTGAAGGGCTGTCCAGGAGCACAGTGCATGTTGACTTTCAACCTCGGCATCCATGAAATATCCATAGAAAGGGCAAACGAGATCAGAGAAAATCAGTCTCCCTGAGACGCACAACTCGTCGATAACTCTCAGCACCTATACAGACACTCAATATCTTCACTCCGCCGCTGGGAGAGTGACGCGGAGTTCACCGTCGACTTCGTAGAAATACCCCCGCTCAAGGAGCCTTGTAATTGCATGGTTTGCATCTCCTGGCTCAAGTGTCAGGCGGTCAGTTGCGCAGAGAATGTCGACCGCACGGTCTTGATCGATTGACGGGGCCTGCTGGTTACTGTCCTCGGTGTCTGAGTCGGATATCTCAGCAGAAAGGACAACGTATGCCTCGGTGATCCACTCGGGGAGCGGGGGACGAGGGTTATCGGCCAGATGCATGTATCACTTCACCTGCACATCTGATGCTCAGTGCGATGCTGCTTAACTGTATTCCCTATTGGAGGGGCCGTGTTAAGTTAGGAATGAGGCGGTCGAAGTTCTGGATGCCTATGGCCAAAACTGACCGCCTCGCCGTCTCTACTGGATGGATCGACTTGGAGTTTGTGGAGCGAGAGCGGACACCCCGCGAGATCATTGAAAAGGGTATTCGCCATCATCTTGCGGGAGTCTCGCTTTCGAATACAGTTACGCTGCTTGAGGATTTGGGTGTCGAACGGAGTCGAACAGCGGTCCACAATTGGGTGCAGAAGGCCGATCTACAGCCGGCGGACGGCGCAAGCCCGGATCGCGTCGCGGTTGATCAGAAGGCGATCCGAATCAACGACCAGCAGTACTGGCTGTACGCCGCAGTCGATCCAGAAACGAACAGAATCCTTCATTTACGGCTGTTTCCGACGTATACGATCCCGATTGCACGGGAGTTTCTCACCGGGCTAACCGAGAAACACGACGTCGAAGACGCCCTGTTTCTCGTCGACGACGCCGACGATCTGATCGGCGGGCTCCGCCGAGAAGGCCTCAGCTACCGCGTTCAATTACACGGCGACAGAAACCAGATCGAACGTGTCTTTAGAGAGGTACAACGACGAACATCATCGTTTTCAAACTGCTTCAGCCACGTCGATCCAGTCACCGCAGAAACCTGGCTTCAAGCCCATGCCGTCTGGTGGAATCATGCTTAAGTTAACACGACCCTGTATCCGAATCTTGATACCGTCGTCAATAAGGACCTCGTCGAAAAAGGGCAGCTCGATAGGCGGACAAACTACTACGCAATCACAGAAAACGGCGAAGACGATATCTTTAAGCAGAGAGAGAGAATCCCGCCGTTCACAGTAGACGCCGAACCTAATTTGCAGCGTTGCTGGTAGGGTGTCCATGGTCAAGACGACCGAAGCTAAGCAAGTCTGTCGCGCCGCCTCCACCGTTGTTTATCCAGCGCTCGATTTCGACATCAAACCCTGTGGGAGCTATACGAGAGAGGACTTCTTGGATGTCCTCTCTCGTGTCGCCTTTGAGCAGGAGTTCGCCAATACAGTCGGGAAAACGTACCAGCTTACTCACGGCGAGCCGTTGACGTCACGTCGACGGCTCGCAATGGACTCGCAAAATCATTGCTCTACCACCTCCGAAACTTGGAGACGGACGCCATCGACGATCAGTTCGATGGCGTCCGCGACGATCTCTTCGATATTCTCCGGAAACAACGGCTGCTACCCGACTGTGTTGATGTTGCGATCGATCTCCACGAGTGGCGGTTTTACGGCGACGCAGACACTGACCACGCCCTACTCACCTATCCCGATCAGGGAACAAATCGAACGTACTGTTTTGCGATGATCTGTATCGTCGCACCAGGAACGCGATTCACGCTTGACGTGCTGGCGCTGGAGGCGAACGGCTTTCGCGCCAAGCGCGAAGCCGTTCGCTCGCTACTCGAAACGGCACATGAATACGTCTTGATCAGACACGTCTACCTCGATAGAGGGTTCTATCAAGTTCACGTCGTTGCGGAACTTGAACAATTCGACGTCGATTATATCGTCCGTGCACGCCCGAGTAAAGGGGTGAAAGCCCGTCTCAGCGCCGACGCTGAGATGGTCGTGGATGAGTATCTCATGCAACGAAAGCGTGACCCGACTGCCTCAGTTGCAGTGACTGTGTTTGCCGTTCCACATCGGACAACCGAGGACGAGCACGTCTGGTTCGTTACGAATCTCGACCTCGAAGCTGAGGCAGCGAACGCGTACGCGGCGGCGTTCCGCCGCCGCTGGGGGATCGAAACCTCCTATCGCCAGATCGGTGACTTTCTCCCGAGAACGTCGTCACCGACGTTCTCGGTACGGCTGTTCTACTTCCTGTTCGCGGTTTCGATGTACAATCTGTGGATCCTTGCAAATGTGCTCGTATCAGCTGGAGATGTGTCGGATAAACCGCCGATCTCGACGCGTATCTTCCGGGAATTCGTCGTTGTAATCGACTACGGATAGGGGGAGATCAGTCCGACCGAGTTAATCGGTCAGAACGCCGTAATCGAGTGGATACGCTCAGAAACGCCACTGTTGGCGGCGTTTCTTCTCTCCCCTCCTCTCTGTTTCGCCCAGATTATCGGAGCGCCGCAATCCAAGTCGTTTGATCGACCAGCTTCACTCGGTCATCCGCGTTGAATCGGCAACTACTGTTTACGGCGAGGAGGATGTCACCACGGCAGTTGTATGCCCGCCCGCCTTGGATTCACCCGTGTCAACCGGACCTGGTTCAATACGACTGGTCGCTACCGGGATACTCTTGGGGCGGTCGATCGAAAACGCACCTGACGACGCGCATCTTCGAAGATGGTCCCGAGCAGGAGTCGGCGAAGACTGCTGTGCTACGCGAGCCAACAAGAGTTACCGTCGGTGCAAACTCGGCTTCTGCGGCGAGAATTTCGTCCGTCAAATCGCCTTGGCGGACCGCGGTCTGCGTCTTGATCTCTCACTCCTCGAGTCAGCTCGTCCGCGTCCCGCGAGTCGTGCCTCAGAATCGGAACCCTCCGGAAGTGCCGGATCCGTCGGCGTCTCGACGTGGACCAGCGTCGCTTCCCGTGTTGCGTGACGAAGGTACGACAACTCCGCCAGCTGACCTCTCCATGGAGATCGTCAACAAACTTAATGAGACATCACTAGACCGGCTTCGGGACATCGCCAGCTACGCCGACGCGTTGGCCGAACACAAGGAGCGCAAAACTCGTCTCGAGGAGGAGTCAGTGGTTCGGGCGATCTGGTCGTTGCGTTCCGCGACCCGCTCTGCTTCGTCACAGCAAATCTGTTGCAGGAGATTCGCTGGCGTGACGGTGTCATCGCAGATTTTATACTAGAAAAATACAACAGATAAATTATATTAATGGCCAGTAGATTCATATGATATCTTTATTATTTACAAATAATGGAATATAAAGACTCACAGAAAGTTGGCAACGAGGATAGTAACATCGACCAGTCAAGTAGACTTACAGCGAATCGACGTTCCGTCCTTCAGTCCGCCACAGGTGTCGGGTTAGCGGCGATTGGTGGATTCTCCGGCCAGGTGGCGGCTGAAGATACCGGAAATGAGGATCTTCAGCGAGCGTTCGGAATAGACACGGGTGGAACAGTAAACGGTCTCGTTGCGGACGATAGTCAGGTCTACTATACTGTCGGTAAGACACTCACTGCTGTCGATGGACAATCTGGTGAGGATGTCTGGGAAACGACGGTAGACTTGCCGATTGAGGTCCAGTATGATAATACTGCAGAAAGGATACAACTGGTCCAGGACCAAGGAGTCTTACTTGCTCTTCGCCCTACCGCCTGGATAAGCAAAAAGATACTCGCATACGATACTGGGACGGGTGATCTCTTGTGGGACCACGAGGCTGGCGAACGTATTAGAGCGGTCGAGATGGATGGTACTCGGATATTTATTCGAACCGACACTTCACTCACTGCAATAACCCACAATACAGGAGACCTAGACTGGCGGATCGATACTATTGGGTCTTTTTCTGGTGACCTCCAAATGGCGAATGGAACCCTTCTTACGTTTGAAGATGGTGAAACTCAGCGCCTCGTTGCAATCGATCCTGCTACCGGGGACCGAAACTGGGAGGTCAAAGTCAAACATCAAAATGCTCTCCGTATAGATGCTGAGCGTGCATATATAGCCACTGACGATCGTTCTGTTGATTCAACTATAATCCAGGCAATTGCACTGGAGGATGGAACAACTGAGTGGACACAGACGTTTGAGAGCGCCGAGATCAACGATACTGGATATGGCCAGTTCCATGTACTCAATGGGACGGTTCTGATCATACTACAGCCAGTTGATGAATATCATGCGGTGTTACATACGATAGACGGGCTATCCGGCGAGACGCAGTGGGAGCTTACGTTTAACGATCTTCGCACACGGTTAACGGTGACACCGGAGTTGGCGGTCATCGCTGAAGGGAACAGTATCGAAGGTGAAGCGCGAGCATATAATCTCGAAACAGGAGATATTGAGTGGTCTGTCCCAGTTCCAGGAATCAGTGGGTCATCGGGTAGTGATCCAATTGTCGAACATAACGGAATCATCTACCATCGGTACACCAATCCACCAGGTGCTCGAATTTGGGCTGTCGATATCGAGAGTAGTGAAGAAGTGTTCGATCGAGGCATTATGGGGGGTTCATCCCTCAGGCCGTTCCAGGAGGCAGTAGATCTTGATGTCTCTAACGAATTTATTGATGGCGCTCATCTCATTCCAGAGAATACCGGTACGCTTGAACGAGTCTCTTCAGCGGGAGAGGTAGAATGGGCCATCGATACCGGCGGTTGGGTTACCACTGTCGATCGAGACCTAGACAGAGAACTTACAGTTGGTCTCACTAACACCGGTGACTTGCATGCGGTTGACGAGACAACCGGTGAAATAACTTGGTCGGCTTCTCCAACCGGAGTGAATGACCGAAACTGGAACCCTGTCGTCAGCGATGGCATTGTCATTTCGACAACTACAGTCCCCCGTAGTGACCAGTCAGCCGTTATCAGCGCATATAATATTGAAACCGGTGACCAGAAGTGGGAGACAACCGTCAGAACACGGATCATCTCACCCGTTGTCGTCGGCGGAAATGTTATAACTGGGACATCGTCATTCAGATCTCGGGTCATTGCGTACGATCTTGAGACTGGTAGTGAATCCTGGCAGGTCAATTTGGAGGACGAATTCAACTCCCAAGATGAAGTATACGGGATTCTAGCGTCCGAAACCACGGTCCAAGTGATCACAGATGAGGGTGACCCCACTACAGACGTTAAAGGAGTTCGTACCGTCTCGTTCAATGCGGCTGACGGGAGCGTTAAATGGACAACTGTCTCTGAGGAGATTGTCAGGGTATCTAAGGTGGATCGCAATCCTGAGACGATTCTCTTAGCAGGTGATGATGCTGATCGGAATGAGACCTTCGTTGCGC containing:
- a CDS encoding DUF5805 domain-containing protein codes for the protein MEKSAKGPTEDVQGIFEDVIVQNLSTPKGISEGELLELITKDLEQQFSDQFEDLLEEGRIEYLPTKGRLVKQ
- a CDS encoding IS4 family transposase, with amino-acid sequence MRRLTTLFPSEFLEEHAEELGVVEREGKLQIPVLVWALVFGFAAGESRTLAGFRRCYNATADEPISSGGFYHRLTPTLAEYLRDLVEAALDEVAVPDAVDADIDRFRDVMIADGTVLRLHEFLSDEFQARHEEQAGAKLHLLHNATDKTIERIDVTDEKTHDSTLFKTGSWLDGRLVLLDLAYFKYRRFALIDENDGYFVSRLKANSNPVITAELREWRGRAIPLEGKQLHEVVDDLSRKYIDVEVEAEFKRGPYNGTRSLDTKRFRVVGVLVADADDYHLYITNLPREEFLPADLATLYRCRWEVETLFRELKTQYELDEFDTSNPAVVEILLYAALLSLLVSRDLLGLVTEQADDEIVFPPERWAATFRSHAQLILHELGEYLGYSPPPLLERLIEDAQKIHQQRPILQETLATATQPRCES
- a CDS encoding site-specific integrase, translating into MTDYGEIDVEDIFTSSDPVADWLELKDHEDLAPGTTEGLRQVLQQNENETALQQFLGDRGMGVLDASVQDLFDYKDYLEEKGANDRGIHNKLAESSAFYKELMTMNQTESNPAGYVLSRTDLDTSSPDRVHHTVAEISGFLKSIPQPQIQLLALYSLKYGFRRGACVNTDLKCVHIDHPSYLEWLDEQGIELKEEIRDKPDSIYVYGNFSEGDVVEGEKRTNGNKRENPAIVPIDAELKQALLQYLTIRPETEPPHPLFTGLKPIGGTYGRMSGSAMYQQIIQKYGKRYGITGEDSREDVDLHYFRHFFSTQMSRFRGDHDGSLDDALIKYIRGDKMDDKQQDVLDAVYRHDSWGVNIRDEYLDNIYTFDLFD
- a CDS encoding DUF5805 domain-containing protein encodes the protein MVDTKQATVPEEWAADADEMGVSFSEYVRRMARAGRRQWGYEHNEEADEPHVQFEEGRSSPDEEIATIIQDTIVRNLSSRDGISEDELGELITGDIAEEVSNQLEELMREGTVEYSPTNGGWVLTE
- a CDS encoding tyrosine-type recombinase/integrase is translated as MTVDDEVHWLKPDQVDRLRDAAHDGRHPTRDDAIVTILYDTALRRAELSSVNRAMLDLEEEKLRIPGRIQKDYPTDRSPRPAMFELDQTGGLGTISTLTAYLETRDDEHIALFPSQKSSRLSPKAINDVVQRCAKRADVRPFSFEGRGTASDVSAHTLRHSVPWRMLQVEDGNTLYDVRNRLRHRTVLTTERAYDHFETI
- a CDS encoding IS6 family transposase translates to MAKTDRLAVSTGWIDLEFVERERTPREIIEKGIRHHLAGVSLSNTVTLLEDLGVERSRTAVHNWVQKADLQPADGASPDRVAVDQKAIRINDQQYWLYAAVDPETNRILHLRLFPTYTIPIAREFLTGLTEKHDVEDALFLVDDADDLIGGLRREGLSYRVQLHGDRNQIERVFREVQRRTSSFSNCFSHVDPVTAETWLQAHAVWWNHA
- a CDS encoding PQQ-binding-like beta-propeller repeat protein gives rise to the protein MEYKDSQKVGNEDSNIDQSSRLTANRRSVLQSATGVGLAAIGGFSGQVAAEDTGNEDLQRAFGIDTGGTVNGLVADDSQVYYTVGKTLTAVDGQSGEDVWETTVDLPIEVQYDNTAERIQLVQDQGVLLALRPTAWISKKILAYDTGTGDLLWDHEAGERIRAVEMDGTRIFIRTDTSLTAITHNTGDLDWRIDTIGSFSGDLQMANGTLLTFEDGETQRLVAIDPATGDRNWEVKVKHQNALRIDAERAYIATDDRSVDSTIIQAIALEDGTTEWTQTFESAEINDTGYGQFHVLNGTVLIILQPVDEYHAVLHTIDGLSGETQWELTFNDLRTRLTVTPELAVIAEGNSIEGEARAYNLETGDIEWSVPVPGISGSSGSDPIVEHNGIIYHRYTNPPGARIWAVDIESSEEVFDRGIMGGSSLRPFQEAVDLDVSNEFIDGAHLIPENTGTLERVSSAGEVEWAIDTGGWVTTVDRDLDRELTVGLTNTGDLHAVDETTGEITWSASPTGVNDRNWNPVVSDGIVISTTTVPRSDQSAVISAYNIETGDQKWETTVRTRIISPVVVGGNVITGTSSFRSRVIAYDLETGSESWQVNLEDEFNSQDEVYGILASETTVQVITDEGDPTTDVKGVRTVSFNAADGSVKWTTVSEEIVRVSKVDRNPETILLAGDDADRNETFVALQASDGAPRWVNTLDKSLSNNGGLIGDRLGYLVGRNNDLQTVDARTGEEVTRQPIDQNDDVDVRLAVGRGNFYVYAKPSLEAFTPDGNQATVASVDNTTFALNATDDRVYLTTLSEGFIGFIDGTAVFPDPPESSGPTVADYANSDGTVTIIGLRDALGDWRNSTVDIGLLVKVITAWRSGDPVD